The following are from one region of the Dermacentor albipictus isolate Rhodes 1998 colony chromosome 5, USDA_Dalb.pri_finalv2, whole genome shotgun sequence genome:
- the LOC139060567 gene encoding uncharacterized protein, giving the protein MEVDDPARLPATAASAAAASRKRNGQQSDSDSEDTHVYSLSSEDTSDDDFQLVQSRRAKRRNTRTSSSSSTQTVRHTQRPDANTIIFVPLLPTVNMKLLNRQSVSMSLEALVPNEILDIRVNTRKNLLAVDVQHAAALNTLRSVTDIDGIQVRSYIPLGSDVVSGVIYDVDVAILNNDLPILIKPANDEVIVDIKRLGSSRCVKIAFKGKYIPSHVKVGHFRHAVRPFIQKPLQCRKCMRLGHVSSVCENQAACPRCAEPHAADKCGATVMKCSNCGRSHEASSRKCPLIRKEMAILKEMARDHSSHREAAEKVRKRRSRRRRPSRKAVVSATRMPLPTTPPPPLPPGPDTVERTAQNKATEKTTPAESWPALPKRQHPPTESQQNCAGQPPKSTVRDLCDQDKQVADMLQSLINTMRIILNKLQTPAARSALQILDALNPVLASIV; this is encoded by the coding sequence atggaagtggacgaccccgcacgtctgccggcgacggcggcgtcagcggcggccgcctccaggaagcggaacggtcagcagagcgacagcgacagcgaggacacccatgtctactctctcagcagtgaggacacttccgatgacgacttccagctggtgcagagccgcagagcgaagagaagaaacaccaggacgtcctcatcgtcaagcacgcaaacagtaagacacacgcagaggccggacgccaataccatcatatttgtgcccttgcttcccaccgtcaacatgaagctactcaacaggcaatctgtgtcgatgtcactggaagccctggtgccaaatgaaatattgGACATTCGAGTCAACACTCGGaaaaatctactggcggttgatgtccaacatgcggctgctctgaacactctacgcagcgtaacggacatcgatggcattcaggtgcgctcttacatccctctgggatctgacgtagtcagtggcgttatctacgacgtagacgtcgccatccttaataacgacttgccgattcttatcaagccagccaatgatgaggtcattgttgatattaagcggctaggcagttcacgctgcgtgaagattgcattcaagggtaaatatataccctcgcatgttaaggtgggacacttcagacatgcagtgcggcctttcattcagaaacctcttcagtgccgcaaatgcatgagactgggacacgtgagcagcgtctgcgaaaatcaggcagcatgcccccgttgcgccgagccccacgctgcagataaatgtggcgcgactgtgatgAAGTGTTCGAACTGCGGACGGTCACACGAAGCTTCCTCGAGGAAATGCCCGCTTATTAGGAAGGAAATggctatcttgaaagagatggcgagagatcattcatctcatcgcgaagccgccgaaaaagtcaggaagcgacgttcccgtcgccggcgcccctcaaggaaggctgttgtctctgcgacgcgcatgccacttcctacaacacctcctcctcctctgccgcccGGGCCAGACACTGTCGAAAGGACCGCGCAGAACAAGGCAACTGAGAAGACCACACCTgcagaatcttggccggctctaccgaaacgacagcatccaccgacagaatcacagcaaaattgtgctggacaacccccgaagtCTACTGTCcgtgatttgtgcgaccaagacaagcaggtggctgatatgctgcaatcgctaattaatacaatgcgcatcatactgaacaagctgcaaaccccagcagctcgaagtgctctgcaaatactggatgcactaaatccagtgcttgctagcatcgtttaa